The segment ACCATCCGCACCGCCGACCAGGCGGCGACCCAGCCCTTCCCGCACCGTCTCGGACCGTACTGGCCCGGCGCGGTGGGTCCCGGTCGGATGACGCACGAGGGGTACCAGTCGGCGGTCCGCGACGCTGTCGCCGCGATCGGCGCTGGAGAGATCGGCAAGGTGGTGCTCGCTCGCGACCTCGTCGGTTCGGTGCCGCACGACGCCGACCTCCGCCGCCTCGTCCGGGCCCTTGCGACCGACTACCCCGACTGCTGGACCTTCGCGGTCGACGGTCTCATCGGAGCCAGCCCCGAGACCCTCGTGACGGTGCACGACGGCACGGTCACCGCCCGCGTCCTCGCCGGCACGCGCGCCCGGGGGGCCGACGCCGACGCCGACAACGCCGCATCCCTCACGCTCGCCACGAGCGCGAAGGACCTCGACGAGCACCGGTACGCGGCCCACAGCGTGCTGTCCTCCCTCCGCCCCCACACCAGCGCCCTCGCTTCGAGCGAGCAGCCCTTCACCCTGAAGCTCCCCAACGTCTGGCACCTGGCCACCGACATCGAGGGCACTCTGGATGACGGCGCGTCCTCGCTCGACCTCGTCGCGGCCCTGCACCCCACCGCCGCGGTGGCCGGCTCTCCCACAGAGGCAGCCCTCGCCGTCATCCGTCGCCTGGAGCCCTTCGATCGGGGACGGTACGCCGGACCCGTCGGCTGGGTCGACCAGTCCGGCAACGGCGAATGGGCGATCGCGCTGCGGTGCGCGCAGTTCGGCCTCGACGCGATCGACACCCACGGCGACGGGATCTCCGTCGTCGCCCACGCCGGGGCGGGAATCGTCGCCGGCAGCGACCCGGAGGCAGAGCTGTTGGAGACACGCGTGAAATTCCGTCCGATCGTGGACGCCCTCGCATGAGCGGCGCCGTCCCTTCGCTTCCGACCCGCGGCGACGCCGCCCTGGTGGGCTTGAACCTCATCGACGGCGTCGAACGCGAACCTCGCGAAGGCATCGCCCTCGTCATCGAGGACGGCAGGATCGCGCGGGTCACGACACCGGATGACGCGATGAGCGGGGCCGAGCGGGTCATCGACCTCGACGGCGCCTTCGTCATGCCGGGCCTGATCAACATGCACACGCACTTCTCGCTGTCCCTCCCGGGAGCGGGCGGCGACGCGGTCAGCAGCCTCAGCCCGCACGAGCTCTCGCTGTACATGGCAGACGGCGCGCGCCGCACTCTGCTGTCGGGGGTGACCACGGTGCGCTGCGTCGCCGAGAAGGGCGGCGCCGACTTCGCGCTGCGCCGCGCGATCGCCGCCGGGCACGTGCCGGGCCCGCGCATCTACACCGCGGGACGCGCGCTGTGCTGCACCGGCGGCCACGGATTCGACAGCGACGACACCCTCGAGTGCGACGGGGCCGACGCGTTCGCGCGAGGAGTCCGGTCGCAGGTCAAGGCCGGCGCCGACCTCATCAAACTCATGATCTCGGGCGGCATCGCCGGCGAGCACGAGGAGATCACGACGCCGCAGCTCACCCGCGAGGAGATGGCCGCGGCGATCTCGACCGCCCACTCCTGGGGCCGCAAGGTCACGGCCCACGCCGGGCCCGCCGCGATCATCTCCGAAGCGGTGTCTCTGGGCTTGGACTGCGTCGAGCACGGGTACGAGCTCACACCCGAGGTCGCGCGCCTCATGGCCCAGCACGGCACCGCGCTCGTGCCGACGCTCGTGGTCACCCGGGCGAGCGCGTTCTTCGACGACCTCGGCGTGCCGGCATGGATGCAGCAGCGTTCTCTCGGCGCGGGACCGCGTCACATGGCCTCGTACCGCCACGCGCTCGACGCCGGCGTCGAGGTGCTCCTCGGCAGCGACATGCCTCCGTTCTGGAACTTCGAGGGGACGAGCGCGGTCGTGCGCGAGCTCGAGCACATGCAGGCGGGCGGCCTGGCCGCCCCCGACGCCGTCCGAGCAGCGACAGCGGCCCCCGCCCGCTGGCTGGGCGCGGAGGGTCAGCTCGGCACCCTCACTCCGGGCGCGTGGGCCGATCTCGTCGTGACGCCGGGCGACCCGACCGCCGACGTCTCCGCACTCCGCGACCTCGATCTGGTCATGAAGGGCGGCGTCGTCGTCCGCGACGACCGCGGCCGTGTCCGCGGCGCCGTGAAGTGAGACACGCGAGCGACTGACAGGATGAGGGAGATGAGCACCGCCAACCCGCCCGAGCCCCCCTCCGACAGTGGCGACGGCGCCACCTCGGATCTGTACGACCTCCGGGTCGTCGTCGAACGCATCGAGGGCCGGTCGGTCTGCGGCATGGCGGTGGGCGATCACATCGACCTCGTCGAGAGCAGCCGGCTGTGCCTTCCCGACGGCGGTCACTTCTGCCTCTACGCCCTCCAGGCGGTGCTCCCCCTGCTCCCGGCCAAGCAGCGGCAGCTTCCGGCGGGCGACTGGCTGGAGAGGGATGACCTCGTCGCCTGCCCCGACCCCGAGGAGCGTCTGATCATGCGGATCGAGCGCACCGGCATCCGCTCCATCCCGACCGACGAGCTCACGTGAGCGGCGTCTCGCGCCGTGTGCAGGTGAGCCTGGGTCTGCAGACCGACAAGCGCCTCGGCGAGTACGGGGCGCTCGCACGCCTGGCCGAAGACCTCGGCTTCGACGGGGTGAGCGTCTTCTCCGATCTCCTCTACCAGCCTCCGATCGCCGCACTGCTGGAGATGGCCGGCGCCACCTCCCGCATCCGGCTCGGATGTGCGTGCTGGAACCCTTTCACCCTCCATCCCTACGAGATCGCAGGTCAGTTCGCGCTCGTCGACGACGCCTCCGGGGGTCGGGCGTACCTGGGCCTCGCCCGTGGTTCATGGCTCGAGGCCATCGGACTCGAGCCCGAGCGGCCGATCACGGCCCTCCGCGATGCCGCCGGGGTGATCCAGGCCCTGCTGAGCGGTGCGGGTGGAGGGTACGACGGCCGGGTGTTCCGTCTGGAACCCGACGTACGGCTGCGATATCCGGTGGTGCGCACGCAGGCGCCGGTGCTGATCGGCTCGTGGGGTCCGCGAGGCATGGCCCTGGCGGGTGAGATCGCCGACGAGATCAAGATCGGCGGTTCGGCGAACCCGGCGATGGTGCAGGTCGTGCGCGAGCGACTCCGTCCCGGCGCGCAGAAGGCGAGCCGTGCCGAGGCAGAGGTCGGCGTCGTGCTCGGCGCGGTGACGGTCGTCGATCGAGACGGCGATGCCGCCCGGGCGCTCGCCCGCCGTGAGGTGGCGATGTACCTCGACGTGATCGCCGCCCTCGACCCGACCGTGGATCTTCCCGAGGGGCTGCTCCCCGGCATCCGCTCCCGGCTCGCCGAGGGAGACGAGGAGGGCGCGGGACGCCTGGTTCCCCGCGACGTGCTGGAGCTGTTCGCCTTCGCCGGCACGCCCGACGACATCGCGCGCCAGGCGCATCTCCTCATCGATGCCGGCGTCGACCGGATCGAGTTCGGAACCCCTCACGGACGGGTGCCGGCCGAGGGGATCGCGCTCCTCGGGCGCGAGGTGCTGCCGCAGCTCGCGAACTGACCGACCGCCCGCGGCATCCTCTCAGCCCAGCAGGCGCTCGCGAAGCGGATCGAGACCCATCGGACCGAGTGCCAGCGCGTCACGGTGGAATCGGCGCAGCGAGAAGGCCCCGCCGTCGACGACCTCGCGTGCGTTGCGAGCCTGCGTCCACAGTCGCGCGCCGACGCGGAACGCCAGCGCCTGCCCCGGCCAGCCGAGGTAGCGGTCGACCTCGAATCCGGCGAGCGCCGGCTCGACGAGCGCGAAACGCTCGAGCAGATCTCGCGCGAGCTCGGGTGTCCAGGGCTGCGCGGGGACGATCACGCCGCCGGGCACCGGCCACCCGGTGTGCAGCCCGATGTCGGCGACGATGCGCACCGTGCGCCAGATCTGCCCGAGGAGCAGCCCGAGCCGTTCGGCGGGATCGCGGATGAGACCGAGTTCGTCCGAGAGCTGCTCGGCGTAGTGGGCCCAGCCCTCGGCGTAGCCGTGGATGTGGCAGAGGTGTCGCTGCCAGGGGTGAAGCCCCGCATCGGAGGCGGTGACGACGAACTGCAGGTGATGGCCGGGGAGACCCTCGTGATGGACGCTCGTCACCTCCTGCCAGCTGGCTGCGACCGGAATGCCGCTCGGGATCGTCCACACGATGCGGCTGGGGGCCGATCCGTCCGGCGGGGCCGGGGTGTAGTACACGACACCGCTGGATGCTTCGGAGACGACGCACTCCACGCGATCCACGGCCGGCGGCAGATCGAAGGCGTCGGCGAGCGCGGCGGTCGTCTCGGTCACGCGGGTGCGGAGCCACGCGCGGATGGCGGGGATGCCGTCGAGCCGGTAGCGCGGGTCGACGTCGAGAAGGGCGGCGGCCGTGCGCACCGGATCGTCTCCCGCGCCCTCGAGCGGCGAGCCCCCGAGGGTCGCGGCGAGCTCGCGCGACGAAGCGACGAGCCGGGCGAGCTCGGCCCACCCCCACGCGTACGTCTCGGCGAGGTCGATCGAGGCGCCCAGCATCGCCGCGGCCATGCTCGGATAGACCTCGGCCCCCACCCCGTCGACCGTCGGTGCCACGGGTCGCAGGCTCGTCGCGCAGCACCCCGACGAGCTCGCGCAGGGCGTCGGCGGAGGCGTCGCCGGCGGCGCGGAGCCGAGCACGGGCGGCGGAGTCCACGGCGCCATCGACGGGGACCCCGCCGAACCAGTCGGTCTCGACCCACCGCTCGACCTGCGCGGCGAGCGTGTCGAGCCTGCCTCACGGGCGCCACGCCTCCGCCGGTGAACCGCGCGGTGTTCTCGCGCGCCCAGCGGAGGCTGTCGATGTACTGGCGGGTGGCGGCCGGTACCGCTTCGATCCGGCGCAGCAGCGCCTCGCCCGCGGCATCCGCAGTAACTGTCAGGCCCTCGACGGCGTACCGCACGAGATGGATCGGGGTGGCCAGGCCCGCAACCAGCCGCGGCGTGAATCCGGTGTCGAACAGCAGCTGCTCGCGCTCCATACGCTCCCGGAGGGCGGCGCGAAGCGCGGGGTCCCCGGCCTCGGGCGCGAGGGCGTCGAGTCGGGCGATCACCTCGCCCTGCAGCGCATAGCGCTCCCGGAGCCATGCCGGAGAGAGGTCGGGGAGGTCGGGTCCGTCGCTGCGGCCGATCGCCTGCGCCGCATCGGGCTCGTGCTCGGCGAGGCGGGCGACGTAGTCGTCGGCGATCAGGTGGACCGGGTCGGTGCGGGCGCTCACCGACCCAGCCTACGGACGCGCGGTCCTACGAGGGGATCGTGGCGGCGAGCCGCACCTTCTCCTGTTCGACGTCGAAGGTCGCCGCCGGCCACTGCGGGTCGACGGCCTCGAGCGCCTCCCGGAGGAGGCGCTGCACGGCCAGTCGCGCGTACCACTTGCGGTTCGCCGGGACCACATACCAGGGCGCTGCGGCAGTGGAGGTCCGCTCGAACACCGTCTGGTACGCGGCCATGTAATCCGACCACAGCGCACGTTCGTCGACGTCGCCGGGGTTGTACTTCCAGTGCTTGTCGGGCCGATCGAGCCGCTCCATCAGGCGGGCACCCTGTTCGGCGTAGGAGATGTGCAGCATGACCTTGACGATGCGGGTGCCTCCCGCGACGACGCGGGCCTCGAAGTCGTTGATCGCGTCGTACCGCCGCTCGATCTCAGCCGCGGGAGCGAGGGCGCGCACGCGCCCGATCAGCACATCCTCGTAGTGGGATCGGTCGAACACCCCGATCAACCCCGGCTCGGGAAGACGACGCTCGATACGCCAGAGGAAGTCGTGCGCAAGCTCCTCGGGGGTCGGCTTCTTGAACGCGGTGAGCATGACACCCTGCGGATCGACCGATCCGACGACGTGCCGGATGATCCCGCCCTTGCCTGCGGTATCCATCGCCTGCAGCACGAGGAGCACGGCCTGGTCGGTCGTCTCGCTCCTGCTCGCGGCGTAGAGACGCTCCTGAAGCTCGTCGAGCCGGGAGCTGTCGGCGAGGTCGGCGACACCGTCGGCCTTGGAGCCGTCGTAGGCGGGGGTGGCGTCGGGATCGACGGCGGCGGCTCGAAACCGTCCTCGACGCGGAGAGCGGATGCGGGGTCGCCGATCCAGCCGGTGGAGTCTGCTGTCGTCATCCCGCCATGATGTCCCACCGCGGACGGCCGCGGGAAGAGCGGGGCGGTCAGCGGGCCAGCGGCACCTCGATGACCAGGCGCGTCGCGCTCCCGGCGGTGAGCGCCTGATCGAGCTCCGACCGCGTTGCGGCCCGGCGGTACTCCCACCCGTAGGCGCTCGCGATCGCCTCGAGCCGCACCTCGTGGGGGGTGTACAGCACGCGGTCCATCGCCTCGGGCCCGGCGACTCCTGCGACCTCGAGCCCGTCGAAGATCGTGCCGCCGCCGTCGTTGCCGACGATCACCTGCATCCGCGGACCTGGTTCGGCCGGCGGAACGAGCAGCGCACCGACGTCGTGGAGCATCGCGAGATCGCCGAGCAGCACGCGCGTCACACCGGCGGCGGCGCCGCCCACGGCGTCCTGGCTCGCCAGGGCGATCCCCGTCGCCGTCGCGATCGTGCCGTCGATGCCGGCGAGCCCCCGGTTGGCGTGCACCCGCA is part of the Microbacterium sp. ET2 genome and harbors:
- a CDS encoding DUF885 domain-containing protein, producing the protein MAPTVDGVGAEVYPSMAAAMLGASIDLAETYAWGWAELARLVASSRELAATLGGSPLEGAGDDPVRTAAALLDVDPRYRLDGIPAIRAWLRTRVTETTAALADAFDLPPAVDRVECVVSEASSGVVYYTPAPPDGSAPSRIVWTIPSGIPVAASWQEVTSVHHEGLPGHHLQFVVTASDAGLHPWQRHLCHIHGYAEGWAHYAEQLSDELGLIRDPAERLGLLLGQIWRTVRIVADIGLHTGWPVPGGVIVPAQPWTPELARDLLERFALVEPALAGFEVDRYLGWPGQALAFRVGARLWTQARNAREVVDGGAFSLRRFHRDALALGPMGLDPLRERLLG
- a CDS encoding TIGR04076 family protein; this encodes MSTANPPEPPSDSGDGATSDLYDLRVVVERIEGRSVCGMAVGDHIDLVESSRLCLPDGGHFCLYALQAVLPLLPAKQRQLPAGDWLERDDLVACPDPEERLIMRIERTGIRSIPTDELT
- a CDS encoding isochorismate synthase gives rise to the protein MISPLPRLVVETSPIDPVEELLPFADAESPLCWVRRAEGIAGFGEALRLQEPGGQESSAGSRNARVVRLADAWRDVASQAQVDDAVGVPGTGLVAFGAFSFTAASAASSVLIVPRVIVGRRGGRGWITTIRTADQAATQPFPHRLGPYWPGAVGPGRMTHEGYQSAVRDAVAAIGAGEIGKVVLARDLVGSVPHDADLRRLVRALATDYPDCWTFAVDGLIGASPETLVTVHDGTVTARVLAGTRARGADADADNAASLTLATSAKDLDEHRYAAHSVLSSLRPHTSALASSEQPFTLKLPNVWHLATDIEGTLDDGASSLDLVAALHPTAAVAGSPTEAALAVIRRLEPFDRGRYAGPVGWVDQSGNGEWAIALRCAQFGLDAIDTHGDGISVVAHAGAGIVAGSDPEAELLETRVKFRPIVDALA
- a CDS encoding LLM class flavin-dependent oxidoreductase; this translates as MSGVSRRVQVSLGLQTDKRLGEYGALARLAEDLGFDGVSVFSDLLYQPPIAALLEMAGATSRIRLGCACWNPFTLHPYEIAGQFALVDDASGGRAYLGLARGSWLEAIGLEPERPITALRDAAGVIQALLSGAGGGYDGRVFRLEPDVRLRYPVVRTQAPVLIGSWGPRGMALAGEIADEIKIGGSANPAMVQVVRERLRPGAQKASRAEAEVGVVLGAVTVVDRDGDAARALARREVAMYLDVIAALDPTVDLPEGLLPGIRSRLAEGDEEGAGRLVPRDVLELFAFAGTPDDIARQAHLLIDAGVDRIEFGTPHGRVPAEGIALLGREVLPQLAN
- a CDS encoding amidohydrolase family protein: MSGAVPSLPTRGDAALVGLNLIDGVEREPREGIALVIEDGRIARVTTPDDAMSGAERVIDLDGAFVMPGLINMHTHFSLSLPGAGGDAVSSLSPHELSLYMADGARRTLLSGVTTVRCVAEKGGADFALRRAIAAGHVPGPRIYTAGRALCCTGGHGFDSDDTLECDGADAFARGVRSQVKAGADLIKLMISGGIAGEHEEITTPQLTREEMAAAISTAHSWGRKVTAHAGPAAIISEAVSLGLDCVEHGYELTPEVARLMAQHGTALVPTLVVTRASAFFDDLGVPAWMQQRSLGAGPRHMASYRHALDAGVEVLLGSDMPPFWNFEGTSAVVRELEHMQAGGLAAPDAVRAATAAPARWLGAEGQLGTLTPGAWADLVVTPGDPTADVSALRDLDLVMKGGVVVRDDRGRVRGAVK